The Anaerotignum faecicola genome includes a window with the following:
- the ilvN gene encoding acetolactate synthase small subunit — protein sequence MKDDRFAVSIIVTNMAGVLTRISSLFSQRDFNIDTFTSGETENPTYARITITASGDSRKKDQLIKQISKLYDVRKVEVMKPENTILRELLIVKISVEGEKLREVLDAANVFRSKVVDMSPGSVCVEMTGESSKLNAFLKYVEPYGILEYCRTGLIAVERGKTCLYKDEKQATA from the coding sequence ATGAAAGACGATAGATTTGCTGTTTCGATAATAGTTACAAATATGGCCGGGGTTTTAACGAGGATTTCTTCTCTTTTCAGCCAGAGGGATTTTAATATTGATACGTTTACGTCGGGGGAAACGGAAAATCCTACGTATGCCAGGATAACGATTACGGCAAGCGGCGACAGCAGGAAAAAAGATCAGCTTATTAAGCAGATCTCAAAGCTGTACGACGTTAGGAAAGTTGAAGTGATGAAGCCCGAAAATACGATTTTAAGGGAACTGCTGATTGTTAAAATAAGCGTGGAAGGCGAGAAACTGCGGGAGGTGCTTGACGCCGCCAATGTTTTCAGAAGCAAGGTTGTCGATATGTCGCCGGGAAGCGTATGCGTTGAAATGACGGGGGAAAGCAGCAAGCTTAACGCGTTTTTGAAATATGTGGAGCCTTACGGCATACTTGAATATTGCCGTACGGGGCTTATAGCGGTTGAAAGGGGCAAAACATGCCTTTACAAAGACGAAAAGCAGGCTACGGCATAA